One window of the Procambarus clarkii isolate CNS0578487 chromosome 89, FALCON_Pclarkii_2.0, whole genome shotgun sequence genome contains the following:
- the LOC123773355 gene encoding calmodulin: MADQLTEEQIAEFKEAFSLFDKDGDGTITTKELGTVMRSLGQNPTEAELQDMINEVDADGNGTIDFPEFLTMMARKMKDTDSEEEIREAFRVFDKDGNGFISAAELRHVMTNLGEKLTDEEVDEMIREADIDGDGQVNYEEFVTMMTSK, encoded by the exons GCGGATCAGCTTACCGAAGAACAGATTGCCGAATTTAAGGAGGCGTTCTCCCTGTTCGATAAGGACGGTGACGGCACAATCACTACCAAGGAATTGGGCACAGTCATGAGGTCGCTCGGACAGAACCCCACCGAGGCTGAACTTCAGGACATGATCAACGAAGTGGACGCTGATG GCAATGGAACGATTGACTTCCCAGAGTTCCTGACTATGATGGCGCGCAAAATGAAGGACACAGACTCTGAAGAAGAAATCAGGGAAGCCTTCAGGGTGTTTGATAAGGATGGCAATGGCTTCATCTCTGCGGCTGAGCTTAG GCACGTGATGACTAACCTCGGGGAGAAGCTCACTGATGAAGAAGTTGACGAGATGATCAGGGAAGCAGATATTGATGGTGACGGTCAGGTTAACTATGAAG AGTTCGTCACAATGATGACTTCAAAGTGA